The Magnolia sinica isolate HGM2019 chromosome 10, MsV1, whole genome shotgun sequence genome includes a window with the following:
- the LOC131257317 gene encoding GPI-anchored protein LLG1-like, protein MASGRYILTRLLFFFLTTGLVAASDFISHDVLDSHRTSGRSLLDAVKSCPVNFELMNYKIITSQCKGPKYPAHLCCKAFKDFACPYTEELNDLSNDCASAMFYYINFYGKYRPGLFANKCREGENGLECPA, encoded by the exons ATGGCGTCGGGTCGATACATTCTTACGAGACTCTTGTTCTTCTTCCTTACGACGGGCTTGGTAGCAGCTTCCGACTTCATTTCAC ACGACGTCTTGGACTCCCATCGAACGAGTGGTCGCAGCCTTCTCGATGCCGTAAAGA GCTGCCCCGTGAACTTTGAGTTGATGAACTACAAGATCATCACTAGCCAATGCAAAGGGCCCAAGTACCCAGCTCATCTCTGCTGCAAGGCCTTCAAGGATTTTGCCTGCCCCTATACGGAGGAACTGAACGACCTCTCCAATGACTGTGCCTCGGCCATGTTCTATTACATCAACTTCTACGGCAAGTACCGTCCTGGCCTCTTCGCCAACAAGTGCCGTGAAGGTGAGAATGGACTCGAGTGCCCTGCATAG
- the LOC131257746 gene encoding phosphatidylinositol/phosphatidylcholine transfer protein SFH13-like isoform X4, with protein MHWCLKWRFLKARKFDVEKAIHMWVEMLQWRKEFGTDTIFEDFEYEELEEVLHFYPQGYHGVDKEGRPVYIERLGKAEPNKLMHITTVDRYLKYHVQEYERVFREKFPACSIAAKRRINSTTTILDVHGLGTKNLTKCAWDLLAGMQKIDSNYYPETLHQMFIVNAGTAFKMAWMSVKKFLDPNTMEKIQVLGSKFQSKLLEVIDSSQLPDFLGGSCTCSVEGACLRSNKGPWKDPEIMKLVHNAEATFVREVTLISDGEQRTNSYTKLKPLKGRSSDTSTAESGSDVDDLGSPAILRGAGFTRLAPVREELTQAKVTDPNAYYSCDDHFAVVDKAVDYGRRGAEPTERPALFTQNQGSPYRGVMSGLEGNSVISRLNTIKDESDEKSFSCLLRWLTVFLIKVLVFFRILLGAFESKKDSLLPSNSSDPDPDSHPAAEAVREDRVLPCLDRLQRLENIVGELSTKPIEIPLDKEHMILESLDRIKNIEFDLERTKKVLQATVMKQLEITESLESLQEPKPQRRMFWGS; from the exons ATGCACTGGTGTTTAAAATGGAG ATTCTTGAAAGCTAGAAAGTTTGATGTTGAGAAAGCAATTCACATGTGGGTGGAAATGCTTCAGTGGAGAAAAGAATTCGGAACAGATACAATATTTGAG GACTTTGAGTATGAAGAGCTGGAAGAAGTCCTGCATTTTTACCCTCAGGGGTACCATGGAGTTGATAAAGAAGGGAGACCTGTCTACATCGAGAGGCTTGGTAAAGCTGAACCAAACAAGCTTATGCACATCACTACAGTAGATCGCTACTTAAAGTATCATGTACAGGAGTATGAGAGGGTCTTCCGTGAGAAATTTCCTGCATGTTCAATTGCGGCAAAAAGGCGCATTAATTCCACAACAACGATCTTGGATGTTCATGGCCTG GGGACAAAAAATTTAACCAAGTGTGCTTGGGACCTCCTTGCTGGCATGCAGAAAATTGATTCGAATTACTATCCTGAG aCATTACATCAGATGTTCATTGTTAATGCTGGTACTGCTTTCAAGATGGCTTGGATGAGTGTAAAGAAATTTCTTGATCCAAATACTATGGAAAAGATACAA GTGTTAGGATCCAAATTCCAGAGTAAATTACTTGAAGTCATTGACTCGAG TCAACTTCCAGACTTCTTGGGTGGGTCATGCACCTGTTCTGTTGAAGGAGCATGCCTTAGGTCTAATAAAGGACCTTGGAAAGATCCTGAAATTATGAAG CTTGTACACAATGCGGAAGCAACATTTGTAAGGGAAGTCACACTAATATCAGATGGAGAACAGAGAACCAACTCCTATACTAAGCTAAAACCATTGAAG GGAAGAAGTAGTGATACATCAACAGCTGAATCAGGATCCGACGTCGATGATCTTGGTTCTCCCGCTATTTTAAGGGGTGCTGGGTTTACACGATTGGCCCCTGTTCGTGAAGAA TTGACACAGGCCAAGGTAACAGATCCAAATGCGTACTACAGCTGTGATGACCATTTTGCTGTGGTTGATAAAGCAGTAGACTATGGCCGAAGAGGAGCTGAACCTACAGAAAGACCAGCACTTTTCACTCAAAATCAGGGCTCTCCATATAGAGGTGTGATGTCTGGTTTGGAAG GTAATTCGGTCATCAGCAGACTCAATACCATCAAGGACGAATCAGATGAGAAAAGTTTCTCATGCCTTCTGAGGTGGCTGACTGTTTTCCTGATCAAAGTATTGGTATTCTTCCGCATCTTACTTGGAGCATTCGAAAGTAAGAAGGATAGCCTCCTTCCCTCAAACTCATCAGATCCCGATCCTGACAGCCATCCTGCAGCAGAGGCTGTCAGGGAAGACAGAGTCCTCCCATGTTTAGACCGCCTTCAGAGGCTTGAGAATATAGTGGGCGAGCTCAGTACCAAGCCCATTGAGATTCCTTTGGATAAAGAGCATATGATCCTGGAGTCCTTGGATCggataaaaaacattgaattTGATCTTGAGAGAACAAAGAAA GTGTTGCAGGCGACAGTGATGAAGCAGCTAGAGATCACAGAGTCATTGGAGAGCCTACAAGAGCCAAAACCTCAG CGAAGGATGTTCTGGGGATCTTGA
- the LOC131257746 gene encoding phosphatidylinositol/phosphatidylcholine transfer protein SFH13-like isoform X3, with translation MSGLEGVVIHDERKERRSDVDNSEDERRRTKIGALKKKAINASNKFTHSLKKRGKRKIDYRVSSVSIEDIRDAGEERAVNAFRQELLAKDLLPARHDDYHTLLRFLKARKFDVEKAIHMWVEMLQWRKEFGTDTIFEDFEYEELEEVLHFYPQGYHGVDKEGRPVYIERLGKAEPNKLMHITTVDRYLKYHVQEYERVFREKFPACSIAAKRRINSTTTILDVHGLTLHQMFIVNAGTAFKMAWMSVKKFLDPNTMEKIQVLGSKFQSKLLEVIDSSQLPDFLGGSCTCSVEGACLRSNKGPWKDPEIMKLVHNAEATFVREVTLISDGEQRTNSYTKLKPLKGRSSDTSTAESGSDVDDLGSPAILRGAGFTRLAPVREELTQAKVTDPNAYYSCDDHFAVVDKAVDYGRRGAEPTERPALFTQNQGSPYRGVMSGLEGNSVISRLNTIKDESDEKSFSCLLRWLTVFLIKVLVFFRILLGAFESKKDSLLPSNSSDPDPDSHPAAEAVREDRVLPCLDRLQRLENIVGELSTKPIEIPLDKEHMILESLDRIKNIEFDLERTKKVLQATVMKQLEITESLESLQEPKPQRRMFWGS, from the exons ATGTCAG GCCTTGAAGGTGTGGTTATCCATGacgaaagaaaagagaggagatcAGATGTTGACAACTCGGAAGATGAGAGAAGACGAACAAAAATAGGGGCTCTCAAGAAAAAAGCTATTAATGCTTCAAACAAGTTCACACATTCTCTCAAGAAACGAGGAAAGAGGAAAATTGATTATCGAGTTTCTTCAGTTTCAATTGAGGACATTAGAGATGCAGGAGAGGAGAGGGCTGTCAATGCATTCCGCCAAGAGCTCCTTGCAAAGGATTTGTTGCCGGCTAGGCATGATGACTATCATACATTGTTGCG ATTCTTGAAAGCTAGAAAGTTTGATGTTGAGAAAGCAATTCACATGTGGGTGGAAATGCTTCAGTGGAGAAAAGAATTCGGAACAGATACAATATTTGAG GACTTTGAGTATGAAGAGCTGGAAGAAGTCCTGCATTTTTACCCTCAGGGGTACCATGGAGTTGATAAAGAAGGGAGACCTGTCTACATCGAGAGGCTTGGTAAAGCTGAACCAAACAAGCTTATGCACATCACTACAGTAGATCGCTACTTAAAGTATCATGTACAGGAGTATGAGAGGGTCTTCCGTGAGAAATTTCCTGCATGTTCAATTGCGGCAAAAAGGCGCATTAATTCCACAACAACGATCTTGGATGTTCATGGCCTG aCATTACATCAGATGTTCATTGTTAATGCTGGTACTGCTTTCAAGATGGCTTGGATGAGTGTAAAGAAATTTCTTGATCCAAATACTATGGAAAAGATACAA GTGTTAGGATCCAAATTCCAGAGTAAATTACTTGAAGTCATTGACTCGAG TCAACTTCCAGACTTCTTGGGTGGGTCATGCACCTGTTCTGTTGAAGGAGCATGCCTTAGGTCTAATAAAGGACCTTGGAAAGATCCTGAAATTATGAAG CTTGTACACAATGCGGAAGCAACATTTGTAAGGGAAGTCACACTAATATCAGATGGAGAACAGAGAACCAACTCCTATACTAAGCTAAAACCATTGAAG GGAAGAAGTAGTGATACATCAACAGCTGAATCAGGATCCGACGTCGATGATCTTGGTTCTCCCGCTATTTTAAGGGGTGCTGGGTTTACACGATTGGCCCCTGTTCGTGAAGAA TTGACACAGGCCAAGGTAACAGATCCAAATGCGTACTACAGCTGTGATGACCATTTTGCTGTGGTTGATAAAGCAGTAGACTATGGCCGAAGAGGAGCTGAACCTACAGAAAGACCAGCACTTTTCACTCAAAATCAGGGCTCTCCATATAGAGGTGTGATGTCTGGTTTGGAAG GTAATTCGGTCATCAGCAGACTCAATACCATCAAGGACGAATCAGATGAGAAAAGTTTCTCATGCCTTCTGAGGTGGCTGACTGTTTTCCTGATCAAAGTATTGGTATTCTTCCGCATCTTACTTGGAGCATTCGAAAGTAAGAAGGATAGCCTCCTTCCCTCAAACTCATCAGATCCCGATCCTGACAGCCATCCTGCAGCAGAGGCTGTCAGGGAAGACAGAGTCCTCCCATGTTTAGACCGCCTTCAGAGGCTTGAGAATATAGTGGGCGAGCTCAGTACCAAGCCCATTGAGATTCCTTTGGATAAAGAGCATATGATCCTGGAGTCCTTGGATCggataaaaaacattgaattTGATCTTGAGAGAACAAAGAAA GTGTTGCAGGCGACAGTGATGAAGCAGCTAGAGATCACAGAGTCATTGGAGAGCCTACAAGAGCCAAAACCTCAG CGAAGGATGTTCTGGGGATCTTGA
- the LOC131257746 gene encoding phosphatidylinositol/phosphatidylcholine transfer protein SFH13-like isoform X1, with amino-acid sequence MSGLEGVVIHDERKERRSDVDNSEDERRRTKIGALKKKAINASNKFTHSLKKRGKRKIDYRVSSVSIEDIRDAGEERAVNAFRQELLAKDLLPARHDDYHTLLRFLKARKFDVEKAIHMWVEMLQWRKEFGTDTIFEDFEYEELEEVLHFYPQGYHGVDKEGRPVYIERLGKAEPNKLMHITTVDRYLKYHVQEYERVFREKFPACSIAAKRRINSTTTILDVHGLGTKNLTKCAWDLLAGMQKIDSNYYPETLHQMFIVNAGTAFKMAWMSVKKFLDPNTMEKIQVLGSKFQSKLLEVIDSSQLPDFLGGSCTCSVEGACLRSNKGPWKDPEIMKLVHNAEATFVREVTLISDGEQRTNSYTKLKPLKGRSSDTSTAESGSDVDDLGSPAILRGAGFTRLAPVREELTQAKVTDPNAYYSCDDHFAVVDKAVDYGRRGAEPTERPALFTQNQGSPYRGVMSGLEGNSVISRLNTIKDESDEKSFSCLLRWLTVFLIKVLVFFRILLGAFESKKDSLLPSNSSDPDPDSHPAAEAVREDRVLPCLDRLQRLENIVGELSTKPIEIPLDKEHMILESLDRIKNIEFDLERTKKVLQATVMKQLEITESLESLQEPKPQRRMFWGS; translated from the exons ATGTCAG GCCTTGAAGGTGTGGTTATCCATGacgaaagaaaagagaggagatcAGATGTTGACAACTCGGAAGATGAGAGAAGACGAACAAAAATAGGGGCTCTCAAGAAAAAAGCTATTAATGCTTCAAACAAGTTCACACATTCTCTCAAGAAACGAGGAAAGAGGAAAATTGATTATCGAGTTTCTTCAGTTTCAATTGAGGACATTAGAGATGCAGGAGAGGAGAGGGCTGTCAATGCATTCCGCCAAGAGCTCCTTGCAAAGGATTTGTTGCCGGCTAGGCATGATGACTATCATACATTGTTGCG ATTCTTGAAAGCTAGAAAGTTTGATGTTGAGAAAGCAATTCACATGTGGGTGGAAATGCTTCAGTGGAGAAAAGAATTCGGAACAGATACAATATTTGAG GACTTTGAGTATGAAGAGCTGGAAGAAGTCCTGCATTTTTACCCTCAGGGGTACCATGGAGTTGATAAAGAAGGGAGACCTGTCTACATCGAGAGGCTTGGTAAAGCTGAACCAAACAAGCTTATGCACATCACTACAGTAGATCGCTACTTAAAGTATCATGTACAGGAGTATGAGAGGGTCTTCCGTGAGAAATTTCCTGCATGTTCAATTGCGGCAAAAAGGCGCATTAATTCCACAACAACGATCTTGGATGTTCATGGCCTG GGGACAAAAAATTTAACCAAGTGTGCTTGGGACCTCCTTGCTGGCATGCAGAAAATTGATTCGAATTACTATCCTGAG aCATTACATCAGATGTTCATTGTTAATGCTGGTACTGCTTTCAAGATGGCTTGGATGAGTGTAAAGAAATTTCTTGATCCAAATACTATGGAAAAGATACAA GTGTTAGGATCCAAATTCCAGAGTAAATTACTTGAAGTCATTGACTCGAG TCAACTTCCAGACTTCTTGGGTGGGTCATGCACCTGTTCTGTTGAAGGAGCATGCCTTAGGTCTAATAAAGGACCTTGGAAAGATCCTGAAATTATGAAG CTTGTACACAATGCGGAAGCAACATTTGTAAGGGAAGTCACACTAATATCAGATGGAGAACAGAGAACCAACTCCTATACTAAGCTAAAACCATTGAAG GGAAGAAGTAGTGATACATCAACAGCTGAATCAGGATCCGACGTCGATGATCTTGGTTCTCCCGCTATTTTAAGGGGTGCTGGGTTTACACGATTGGCCCCTGTTCGTGAAGAA TTGACACAGGCCAAGGTAACAGATCCAAATGCGTACTACAGCTGTGATGACCATTTTGCTGTGGTTGATAAAGCAGTAGACTATGGCCGAAGAGGAGCTGAACCTACAGAAAGACCAGCACTTTTCACTCAAAATCAGGGCTCTCCATATAGAGGTGTGATGTCTGGTTTGGAAG GTAATTCGGTCATCAGCAGACTCAATACCATCAAGGACGAATCAGATGAGAAAAGTTTCTCATGCCTTCTGAGGTGGCTGACTGTTTTCCTGATCAAAGTATTGGTATTCTTCCGCATCTTACTTGGAGCATTCGAAAGTAAGAAGGATAGCCTCCTTCCCTCAAACTCATCAGATCCCGATCCTGACAGCCATCCTGCAGCAGAGGCTGTCAGGGAAGACAGAGTCCTCCCATGTTTAGACCGCCTTCAGAGGCTTGAGAATATAGTGGGCGAGCTCAGTACCAAGCCCATTGAGATTCCTTTGGATAAAGAGCATATGATCCTGGAGTCCTTGGATCggataaaaaacattgaattTGATCTTGAGAGAACAAAGAAA GTGTTGCAGGCGACAGTGATGAAGCAGCTAGAGATCACAGAGTCATTGGAGAGCCTACAAGAGCCAAAACCTCAG CGAAGGATGTTCTGGGGATCTTGA
- the LOC131257746 gene encoding phosphatidylinositol/phosphatidylcholine transfer protein SFH13-like isoform X2 yields MSGLEGVVIHDERKERRSDVDNSEDERRRTKIGALKKKAINASNKFTHSLKKRGKRKIDYRVSSVSIEDIRDAGEERAVNAFRQELLAKDLLPARHDDYHTLLRFLKARKFDVEKAIHMWVEMLQWRKEFGTDTIFEDFEYEELEEVLHFYPQGYHGVDKEGRPVYIERLGKAEPNKLMHITTVDRYLKYHVQEYERVFREKFPACSIAAKRRINSTTTILDVHGLGTKNLTKCAWDLLAGMQKIDSNYYPETLHQMFIVNAGTAFKMAWMSVKKFLDPNTMEKIQVLGSKFQSKLLEVIDSSQLPDFLGGSCTCSVEGACLRSNKGPWKDPEIMKLVHNAEATFVREVTLISDGEQRTNSYTKLKPLKGRSSDTSTAESGSDVDDLGSPAILRGAGFTRLAPVREELTQAKVTDPNAYYSCDDHFAVVDKAVDYGRRGAEPTERPALFTQNQGSPYRGNSVISRLNTIKDESDEKSFSCLLRWLTVFLIKVLVFFRILLGAFESKKDSLLPSNSSDPDPDSHPAAEAVREDRVLPCLDRLQRLENIVGELSTKPIEIPLDKEHMILESLDRIKNIEFDLERTKKVLQATVMKQLEITESLESLQEPKPQRRMFWGS; encoded by the exons ATGTCAG GCCTTGAAGGTGTGGTTATCCATGacgaaagaaaagagaggagatcAGATGTTGACAACTCGGAAGATGAGAGAAGACGAACAAAAATAGGGGCTCTCAAGAAAAAAGCTATTAATGCTTCAAACAAGTTCACACATTCTCTCAAGAAACGAGGAAAGAGGAAAATTGATTATCGAGTTTCTTCAGTTTCAATTGAGGACATTAGAGATGCAGGAGAGGAGAGGGCTGTCAATGCATTCCGCCAAGAGCTCCTTGCAAAGGATTTGTTGCCGGCTAGGCATGATGACTATCATACATTGTTGCG ATTCTTGAAAGCTAGAAAGTTTGATGTTGAGAAAGCAATTCACATGTGGGTGGAAATGCTTCAGTGGAGAAAAGAATTCGGAACAGATACAATATTTGAG GACTTTGAGTATGAAGAGCTGGAAGAAGTCCTGCATTTTTACCCTCAGGGGTACCATGGAGTTGATAAAGAAGGGAGACCTGTCTACATCGAGAGGCTTGGTAAAGCTGAACCAAACAAGCTTATGCACATCACTACAGTAGATCGCTACTTAAAGTATCATGTACAGGAGTATGAGAGGGTCTTCCGTGAGAAATTTCCTGCATGTTCAATTGCGGCAAAAAGGCGCATTAATTCCACAACAACGATCTTGGATGTTCATGGCCTG GGGACAAAAAATTTAACCAAGTGTGCTTGGGACCTCCTTGCTGGCATGCAGAAAATTGATTCGAATTACTATCCTGAG aCATTACATCAGATGTTCATTGTTAATGCTGGTACTGCTTTCAAGATGGCTTGGATGAGTGTAAAGAAATTTCTTGATCCAAATACTATGGAAAAGATACAA GTGTTAGGATCCAAATTCCAGAGTAAATTACTTGAAGTCATTGACTCGAG TCAACTTCCAGACTTCTTGGGTGGGTCATGCACCTGTTCTGTTGAAGGAGCATGCCTTAGGTCTAATAAAGGACCTTGGAAAGATCCTGAAATTATGAAG CTTGTACACAATGCGGAAGCAACATTTGTAAGGGAAGTCACACTAATATCAGATGGAGAACAGAGAACCAACTCCTATACTAAGCTAAAACCATTGAAG GGAAGAAGTAGTGATACATCAACAGCTGAATCAGGATCCGACGTCGATGATCTTGGTTCTCCCGCTATTTTAAGGGGTGCTGGGTTTACACGATTGGCCCCTGTTCGTGAAGAA TTGACACAGGCCAAGGTAACAGATCCAAATGCGTACTACAGCTGTGATGACCATTTTGCTGTGGTTGATAAAGCAGTAGACTATGGCCGAAGAGGAGCTGAACCTACAGAAAGACCAGCACTTTTCACTCAAAATCAGGGCTCTCCATATAGAG GTAATTCGGTCATCAGCAGACTCAATACCATCAAGGACGAATCAGATGAGAAAAGTTTCTCATGCCTTCTGAGGTGGCTGACTGTTTTCCTGATCAAAGTATTGGTATTCTTCCGCATCTTACTTGGAGCATTCGAAAGTAAGAAGGATAGCCTCCTTCCCTCAAACTCATCAGATCCCGATCCTGACAGCCATCCTGCAGCAGAGGCTGTCAGGGAAGACAGAGTCCTCCCATGTTTAGACCGCCTTCAGAGGCTTGAGAATATAGTGGGCGAGCTCAGTACCAAGCCCATTGAGATTCCTTTGGATAAAGAGCATATGATCCTGGAGTCCTTGGATCggataaaaaacattgaattTGATCTTGAGAGAACAAAGAAA GTGTTGCAGGCGACAGTGATGAAGCAGCTAGAGATCACAGAGTCATTGGAGAGCCTACAAGAGCCAAAACCTCAG CGAAGGATGTTCTGGGGATCTTGA